Proteins encoded in a region of the Fusarium falciforme chromosome 6, complete sequence genome:
- a CDS encoding Zn(2)-C6 fungal-type domain-containing protein — MKNFKQKKKRRLAKNQGHAQPRVQSPHASRPPSQPEQCTDTLEVTCQDTTSSLDRQPWQSRILSGCSFPKPLQYDEASLLMHYLDHVFPYQYPFCGKETHHLELEFHTNALSQLQDFIVSFNTDELRPDDENLVEIIACGVALISFEQRHECDLVKAVSLAYLPLQRWFNFSLSARGCCRVPHQLGYGEQ; from the exons ATGAAGAATTTCaaacagaagaagaagcgtcGTCTCGCCAAAAACCAGGGTCATGCACAGCCACGAGTGCAAAGCCCACACGCATCAAGGCCCCCCTCGCAGCCTGAACAGTGCACTGACACCCTTGAAG TTACTTGTCAAGATACCACCTCGTCATTAGACCGGCAACCCTGGCAAAGCCGCATTCTCTCTGGCTGTTCGTTTCCAAAACCCCTGCAGTATGATGAAGCCAGTCTTTTGATGCACTATCTCGACCATGTTTTCCCCTACCAATACCCATTCTGCGGAAAAG AGACTCAccaccttgagcttgagtTTCACACCAACGCCCTGAGTCAGCTCCAGGATTTTATCGTTTCCTTCAATACTGATGAGCTTCGGCCTGATGATGAGAACCTCGTCGAGATAATAGCCTGTGGCGTGGCTCTAATTAGCTTTGAG CAGAG GCACGAATGCGATCTGGTCAAGGCTGTGTCACTCGCATATTTGCCGCTGCAGCGTTGGTTCAACTTCAGCTTGTCGGCCAGAGGATGTTGCCGCGTCCCTCATCAACTAGGATACGGAGAGCAGTGA
- a CDS encoding PKS-ER domain-containing protein, with protein sequence MTTPTELPPTMRAAQWRSIAGGIEKNLTLNAEAKLPKNAHSLPKDHTLVKVAYASLNHLDYKPAEMPLGSTFIKKPATPGLDFSGTVVATSLSDLKPGQRVFGRTEPPVGGTLAEYVEVRKAGVAPVPDGVSLRDAACVGICGTAPLQSFAPYLEPGNKVLINGGSGGVGVFAIQIAKALGCSQVTAVCSGVNADLCRNLGADEVIDYKAEDIVTALKRTGHQYDHILDTIFAKPELYWQCHHYLKPQGTYVAVGLPPQFKTFKTLFAIHVLPKWLGGGQRKFVFHSVSANTKDFGQVAQWIEEGKVKPVIEEEYSLEDAAKAYAKLKSGTAKGKLVIRVCGEPTSSE encoded by the coding sequence ATGACTACACCCACTGAGCTTCCGCCAACCATGCGAGCCGCCCAATGGCGCTCCATCGCTGGTGGCATTGAAAAGAACCTCACACTGAACGCTGAGGCCAAACTACCAAAGAACGCCCATTCCCTACCAAAAGACCACACTCTTGTCAAGGTTGCCTACGCGTCCCTGAACCATCTCGACTACAAGCCAGCCGAGATGCCATTGGGCAGCACCTTCATCAAGAAACCCGCCACTCCTGGGCTGGACTTTTCCGGCACTGTTGTTGCCACCTCGCTGTCCGATCTCAAGCCTGGTCAGCGTGTTTTTGGAAGAACTGAGCCCCCAGTAGGTGGAACCTTAGCAGAGTACGTCGAAGTCAGAAAGGCGGGTGTTGCACCTGTTCCTGACGGTGTATCTCTGAGAGATGCCGCCTGTGTGGGCATCTGCGGCACAGCACCTCTTCAATCCTTTGCTCCGTACCTAGAACCCGGAAATAAGGTCCTCATCAATGGCGGCAGCGGTGGCGTTGGTGTCTTTGCCATCCAGATCGCCAAAGCTTTGGGCTGTTCTCAGGTCACCGCCGTCTGCTCAGGTGTCAACGCGGACCTATGCCGAAACCTTGGTGCTGACGAAGTGATTGACTACAAAGCCGAAGATATCGTCACGGCACTCAAGCGAACCGGTCACCAATACGACCATATCCTGGATACCATCTTTGCCAAGCCTGAGCTGTATTGGCAATGTCACCACTACCTCAAACCCCAGGGGACGTATGTAGCTGTTGGCCTGCCGCCCCAATTCAAGACTTTCAAGACACTATTCGCCATTCACGTACTCCCCAAGTGGCTCGGAGGCGGCCAGCGAAAGTTCGTTTTCCACTCAGTGAGTGCAAACACAAAGGATTTCGGGCAAGTTGCACAGTGGatcgaggagggcaaggtcaagccaGTCATTGAGGAGGAGTACAGTTTGGAGGACGCTGCCAAAGCATATGCAAAGCTGAAGTCGGGGACCGCCAAGGGGAAGTTAGTTATCCGTGTGTGTGGTGAGCCTACATCGTCAGAATGA
- a CDS encoding Protein kinase domain-containing protein, which produces MHEWITDGEAERRADNAEKETRPTTLDEYINACHDLVFTKFSVQTDKSLKSKGSITNPRNKFSPTRLEPWVDFLEGQRITFGAVYSTLTDDDRSFESQAFLRGLDARVSRRAISNEKGLEHFQHNSMEDLVRSIVQRLTEEEAFCDEFNVGDGIIFENHPSAISDVAEEVVERQGPPVTPPRTPGPDGLDRSQLRPDQICVYTILRPCLQVFHSLPTLILPVLVKQLKRSLDEAMVRLGKEGSRGVLFQLTLLKYGYTFVSKGTVAAFIEDLEHEAAVYQHLHRLQGISVPVFMGAIDLCDLGRTYYYDLRVYIVHLSFLSWGGDSLDCAGNLGTMNKSLEGEVLRSLRELHLEGVCILT; this is translated from the exons ATGCACGAATGGATCACAGATGGA GAAGCTGAGCGACGCGCCGACAATGCTGAAAAAGAGACCCGACCGACGACGTTAGACGAATACATCAACGCCTGTCATGACCTGGTTTTCACCAAGTTTTCTGTCCAAACGGACAAGAGCTTGAAATCCAAGGGATCGATAACAAACCCGCGAAACAAGTTCTCCCCGACGCGCCTCGAGCCCTGGGTGGACTTTTTGGAAGGGCAGAGGATAACATTCGGCGCCGTCTATTCTACGCTCACCGACGATGACCGATCCTTCGAGAGCCAGGCCTTCCTACGTGGCCTCGACGCCAGAGTATCCCGCAGAGCGATTTCGAACGAGAAGGGCTTGGAGCATTTCCAGCATAATAGTATGGAAGATCTGGTGCGGTCAATCGTGCAGCGActgacggaggaggaggcattCTGCGACGAGTTCAACGTCGGAGACGGCATCATCTTCGAGAACCATCCGAGCGCCATCAGCGACGTCGCTGAAGAGGTCGTTGAGCGACAAGGTCCGCCGGTGACACCGCCGAGAACACCAGGCCCGGACGGACTAGACCGCAGCCAACTTCGCCCAGACCAGATTTGCGTTTATACCA TCCTCAGACCATGTCTTCAGGTGTTCCATAGCTTGCCAACGCTCATCCTGCCCGTGTTGGTGAAGCAACTCAAGCGATCACTGGACGAGGCAATGGTTCGCCTAGGCAAGGAAGGGTCGCGGGGAGTGCTATTCCAGCTCACCCTGCTTAAGTACGGCTACACCTTTGTCAGCAAGGGCACTGTGGCGGCGTTCATCGAGGATCTGGAGCATGAGGCGGCAGTGTATCAGCATCTACACAGACTGCAAGGCATCAGTGTGCCCGTCTTCATGGGCGCTATTGACCTTTGCGATCTTGggaggacttattattacgACCTGCGGGTTTACATCGTACACCTGTCATTTCTCTCGTGGGGAGGAGACAGCCTAGACTGTGCCGGGAACTTGGGCACGATGAACAAGTCCCTCGAGGGAGAGGTGTTACGCTCCCTCAGAGAATTGCATTTGGAAGGGGTGTGCATCTTGACGTGA
- a CDS encoding Amidase domain-containing protein, with product MDKTTFNLLDASISDLKQLLGARVITSVELVSLYLHRIGKYDCRGPRLNSICVLNSNAFAEAQASDDYRASGKTPRPLEGIPFTVKDSYRVQGMTVAAASPAFANLKASEDAAIVELLRKAGAVVLGKTNMPPMADGGCQRGLYGRSESPYNQKYMCTAYASGSSYGCGVATAASLAAFGFAGEAVTSGRSPASNNALVAYTSSRSVIPPRGLWPLYPTCDQAVPHTKTMTDLFHVLNVVVADDAAAGDADFWRSQPYVSLPKASDVRPDDYLSLADPDALRHKRIAVPKCFIGVEDARPTNACSAGVRALWDRARKDLESLGATVLETDFPLFENYTRQHFPGQGMNVPGLSQEWAARERCDMIALSWDNFLRSNGDDKIPNFTFAELEKIHPHIAPMDDPSRHTESQNQVRYEDMVAVVKQRGETGLTDLPGCEDALKALEAMRKRDLEDWMTENEYDVVVFPTNGDVALADSDENYESMLDALRDGVKYANGGRSLKHLGVPCITVPMGNLEEEKMPVGLSFCGKAYQDQDLLRYAFAYETVSKRRQNPPLTPSLPSDQITLPRASCRPASLVKPILKIVSTESISEDSSEQDVRLVTVTGTCHLASSGESSSLSVVVNGEPSSQVSWEGNGWTWTARLTRPKVSEKYPPPAKVPRDQFMVVFVVKADNGRSAGSMILLD from the coding sequence atggacaaGACCACATTCAACCTGCTGGATGCCAGCATCAGCGACCTCAAACAGTTGCTCGGTGCTCGAGTCATCACCAGTGTTGAGCTTGTCTCTCTTTACCTTCATCGCATCGGAAAATATGATTGTCGAGGCCCACGTCTCAATTCGATTTGCGTCCTCAACTCCAATGCCTTTGCTGAAGCCCAAGCCTCGGATGACTACCGCGCTTCTGGAAAGACGCCCCGGCCTCTCGAAGGCATCCCTTTCACGGTGAAGGATAGCTACAGAGTCCAAGGAATGACTGTCGCTGCTGCATCGCCTGCTTTTGCCAACCTTAAAGCATCAGAGGATGCAGCTATTGTGGAGTTGCTCCGCAAGGCCGGTGCGGTTGTCCTAGGAAAGACAAACATGCCCCCAATGGCGGACGGTGGTTGTCAACGCGGACTCTATGGTCGCTCTGAGAGCCCATATAACCAGAAGTACATGTGCACTGCTTATGCTTCTGGTTCCTCCTACGGCTGCGGAGTCGCCACGGCGGCAAGCCTGGCTGCCTTTGGGTTCGCTGGAGAAGCCGTCACGTCAGGCCGCTCTCCAGCATCCAACAATGCGCTGGTGGCCTACACCTCCTCGCGCAGTGTCATTCCTCCTAGGGGATTATGGCCGCTATATCCGACTTGCGATCAGGCCGTCCCGCACACGAAAACCATGACGGACTTGTTCCACGTACTCAATGTTGTCGTTGcagatgatgctgctgcaGGTGACGCGGATTTCTGGCGGTCACAGCCCTATGTGTCACTCCCAAAGGCGAGTGACGTTCGGCCGGACGACTACCTCTCCTTGGCTGATCCGGACGCCCTTCGACACAAACGAATTGCAGTTCCGAAATGCTTCATTGGAGTTGAGGACGCTAGGCCAACGAATGCCTGCTCCGCTGGGGTTAGGGCTCTCTGGGACCGCGCAAGGAAAGACCTCGAGTCCCTAGGGGCGACTGTTCTCGAGACCGACTTTCCTCTCTTTGAGAATTATACTCGACAACACTTCCCTGGCCAGGGAATGAACGTTCCTGGTCTATCTCAGGAATGGGCGGCACGTGAACGCTGTGACATGATTGCTTTGAGCTGGGACAACTTCCTTCGTAGCAATGGGGATGACAAGATACCAAACTTCACCTTtgctgagcttgagaagattCACCCACACATTGCCCCGATGGACGACCCGTCTCGACATACTGAGTCGCAGAATCAGGTCCGCTACGAAGACATGGTGGCTGTTGTGAAACAACGGGGAGAGACCGGTCTTACTGACCTCCCAGGATGCGAGGATGCACTAAAAGCCCTGGAGGCAATGAGGAAGAGGGACTTGGAGGACTGGATGACTGAGAATGAGTATGATGTTGTGGTGTTTCCAACGAACGGCGATGTCGCGTTGGCTGATTCCGATGAGAATTACGAATCGATGCTTGACGCTTTGCGAGACGGAGTCAAATACGCAAATGGCGGTCGATCGCTTAAGCACCTTGGAGTCCCTTGCATTACAGTTCCCATGGGGAATctagaggaggagaagatgccaGTCGGCCTCTCGTTCTGCGGCAAAGCGTACCAGGATCAAGACCTCTTGAGATATGCGTTTGCTTATGAGACCGTATCGAAGCGCCGGCAAAACCCACCTCTCACACCATCATTGCCCTCAGATCAGATTACGCTCCCGAGAGCGAGTTGTCGACCAGCTTCTCTTGTCAAGCCGATATTGAAGATCGTATCAACCGAGTCAATCAGCGAGGATAGCTCTGAACAGGACGTCCGCTTGGTCACCGTGACTGGAACCTGTCACCTGGCAAGCTCTGGTGAGTCAAGCTCGCTGAGCGTCGTTGTCAATGGGGAGCCATCTTCCCAGGTGTCATGGGAAGGGAACGGATGGACTTGGACAGCTCGTCTTACTCGGCCCAAAGTCAGCGAGAAATACCCGCCACCGGCGAAGGTGCCGAGGGATCAATTTATGGTTGTGTTTGTCGTAAAGGCCGATAACGGTCGGTCAGCAGGCTCGATGATTTTACTAGATTAG
- a CDS encoding Zn(2)-C6 fungal-type domain-containing protein, with the protein MGKTRVRVVEGSCWPCKKRRIKCDLAKPICSRCAKVGASCDYNTRLIRWSTRPAVTVPAIYQVTSRDEQLASSLAVYEKRSLDYFHGRFWPLLTTASEPCAPPTLIALEHRVVLLATCVLADSHRWLQDGRNSRSIMNVKRAECLAALREKVNDYCAKDDGPLQTLLFAVLLLYFHDGFLECAQSSMSTSSHRDGVLAILQRLGGIETVLGSGQDPLHMLLSEFATTDLTRAMLTGQAPSFSPALWDVVDRGPVWWGRDTMGYCSLSSVFQEISSMAFYLEDVAQMRQEFSIERIRTFEVSLRPTYAPLALEDLPSPGSSSKAPTESDKESAQAYSLVRIFQHSALIYLYRAICGLPSNHALVQQHTQSCLDCISSIKRPSKILNCSVLPLCIAGAHAQCPKQQRAVRSMATFIYDEIRFASVNSVVAALEAIWKRTPEESLTWTEMFSHLNPEAIIL; encoded by the coding sequence ATGGGCAAGACAAGAGTTCGCGTCGTCGAAGGCTCTTGCTGGCCCTGCAAGAAACGTCGAATCAAGTGCGACCTAGCCAAACCCATCTGTTCGAGATGCGCCAAAGTCGGCGCCTCTTGCGATTACAATACCCGGTTGATCAGATGGAGCACGCGACCAGCTGTTACAGTACCCGCCATCTATCAAGTAACCAGTCGTGATGAACAACTGGCTTCCTCTCTCGCCGTCTACGAGAAGCGCTCACTCGACTACTTCCACGGCCGTTTCTGGCCGTTACTCACAACTGCTTCAGAACCATGCGCACCTCCGACCCTCATCGCTTTAGAGCATCGCGTCGTATTGCTTGCCACCTGCGTCCTAGCCGACTCACACCGGTGGCTACAAGATGGACGCAACAGTCGCAGCATCATGAACGTCAAGCGCGCGGAATGTCTCGCCGCCCTACGTGAAAAGGTCAATGACTATTGTGCAAAGGACGATGGCCCACTGCAGACACTCCTGTTTGCCGTGTTGCTACTCTACTTCCATGACGGTTTTCTCGAGTGCGCGCAGTCCTCGATGTCTACTTCAAGTCATCGGGATGGAGTGCTAGCCATCCTCCAACGCCTCGGGGGCATAGAAACCGTCCTGGGTAGTGGCCAAGACCCCCTTCACATGCTCCTATCAGAGTTTGCAACAACAGATCTCACCAGAGCTATGCTCACAGGTCAAGCTCCTTCCTTTTCACCTGCCTTGTGGGATGTTGTCGACAGGGGTCCTGTCTGGTGGGGGAGAGACACAATGGGATATTGTTCGCTCTCGTCTGTCTTTCAGGAGATATCAAGCATGGCCTTCTATCTCGAAGATGTGGCACAGATGCGCCAGGAGTTCTCAATCGAACGAATCCGAACCTTTGAAGTGTCTCTGAGGCCGACATACGCACCCCTGGCTCTAGAAGACCTGCCTTCTCCTGGTTCAAGTTCGAAAGCACCGACAGAGTCTGACAAAGAATCGGCGCAAGCATACAGCCTCGTCCGCATCTTCCAACACTCAGCACTCATTTATCTCTACCGGGCAATCTGCGGCCTGCCCTCCAATCACGCATTGGTCCAACAACATACTCAATCATGTCTGGACTGTATCTCCAGCATCAAACGGCCCTCCAAGATCCTCAACTGTTCAGTCCTACCTCTTTGCATTGCAGGTGCTCATGCCCAATGTCCAAAGCAGCAGCGGGCGGTTCGCAGTATGGCGACATTTATATATGATGAGATTCGGTTTGCTTCCGTCAACTCGGTCGTTGCGGCTTTGGAAGCCATCTGGAAGAGAACGCCGGAGGAGAGCTTGACTTGGACTGAAATGTTTTCACACTTGAACCCGGAGGCCATTATCCTATAG